The region GATATCGTTTTCTTTGAACTGGCGAAGGATGACATACAAGCTGTTAAATGcgattaatatacaaaatattaatattttaaggaataaaaataatcattctaatATTTGTAGAATGATCTTGTATGATCTTGAtttctagtatttatttttcccacggttttttttttctctataatacatattaagaaataatataattcctaCAGCTGCCTTTTGCCTAACAACATTATTAATTCCTATTGATAAAGTTGTATGTAAATTGTTGTCACTGAATCTTACACAGTTGCCTTaagtttcttataaaattaagaatatatagtTTTAGACTTAATAAAAACtagcatttttttgttttgcttcaaGTTTGGTTTATTGATATAGGTGGGTATTCACCAGGAAGGAATTGTTCCAGgaataagttaatatatatttccctaaataaatgcatatgcatttatttcacaaacagAGATAGATACAGCCTTTAcgcataaaataaaagtctataTAACCTAGTAtctaaccatttagaaaaacatGTTATTGATTGAATAATGCCAAATTATccagaaatttatataaagtgatGTCTGAGGCTAGtgtaatgtatttaataaatctgaattgaataatttcatctcaattcatttttttctccaatatgtatcattatgttcaatatttagatataacGGGTTTTGAATTCAATTACTAATTACGAAAAACATCAAACATGTCAAAGTATTCAAGCCATTGATATTAAATGTTGATTATTgagaataatgtaaattttcgaTGGTATATAGTATAAaacccaaatatatttttttttctaagacagctttaataattcatttggactggaattaaatatatcataggGTTTTGAAAAATCATAGTTGAATAGCCAAAATATGAAAGAagagtataaaatttaaatttttagaaattataaagacattaagtaaattaaattgtattttttgaaaaaaaaactaggcTCCATGTTTAATTTGAATTCGACAATTGCGTCACGAATCTGTaagtaattatgaatttaaattagagGTTTTTCTTAAAGCCCAATTGGgatacctttatttataattctgacaaacaaacaaacattcaaaCTGAATATAACACAATCCTTACACATAACTGATATgggttaaagaaaaaacaacaattagaAGTCCGAATTAACTACCCTTGTCgaaaaaattagctaaaaatGTCCAGTTCTATCTCTATAGCACCTTCTAAATTTGTTGGTATGGGTttcttcttatatatacaagaatATATTACCTGCTCTTTATTGAGGATGGCCTCCACCTTAAAAACCCTCGCAAGATTCGACTCGGTGGCCACTACCCAATCATTTAATGACGTCTAGACTTctagtttttcttttaactttacTTGACACATTCTTACTAAAGGACTCACCCTTATTGCACTCGTAGAAAATACGTGCTGACGTTTCTATTTCCTCGCTACAGAAAGTGAAGTTAATACTCTCATCCTTGTTATTCGACTTATTCTTATAAATGGTACATTTCTGTTCAAGAttgattgcttcaaccttaaaGTGGGGTTTAGGACTTGTagactggtttttttttttttttgaaaacctaAAACATTAGCTGGCTCAAAAGAATTCGTACAAGTACAAAGTCTGATTATCCAATTCATCAGacaaaattgtatgaaaaatacaaaaactgttGATGACCTCCGAATACAAACACCGTTTACTAAAATTGTGTACCTCCATACCTGGTACACACCAAAGGatgcattaaataataatgctacTGGcctttaatttatgttttagacccagtatcattttataatcttaaattGGAGCAATTTTTTCCGAATCAAGTAATTGGAACCAGATTTATTTCAGGGAAAACAACTCTTTTAAGACTATTCTAGTTTTGACAAAGGAAATATAGTCTCGTAGCTAGTTGGATCAAACCCGTTGGACTACAATTTGTGGATAATCTTCGAGAGAGAGTCCATTTAAAGTTTACGGAAAACTATTGAAACCTTGTGGGTTTCCATTCTAAAGGCAGTAGCCAACATGACAAGGAATTAATCATGATGGCCTGGGCCAGATTCAGAGCCAGCTTaaaggctgtggttgaagctgagtgatgttggtttgagtgattaacTTCATTATAAACCCTTTATATCACAATGTAAAAGATTTGTAatttgctgaattaattttcgaaaatatattgTCATATATACATCATCCTTAAACTTTCCGGGTTTCAAATCCCAACCCTTTGTAGTTTTTTAACTATCTTTTGTATTAACGGACATCATATAACTTTAACATTACTATTTAACCTCATTTAGAtaggaataaaaatgattacataTGTGCATTAAATCTTTATGATTTAATGCATTGAATGAGTCTTAACCAAAAAttagagttattattttttattttcttgattgctCCAACGAATATACTGTCAagtgtataaatttaataagaCTTGTACAGTCTGATAAATCACAATATTAaggtatttaaaagaaaatgttataattttggaAACGGAAGAGTCATAAACTCTAAATTAAAGTACATGAATTGGACACCAAATAGCCAATCTTATTTAATATGGAATAAGTAttacaatgaaatattatgtacCATACAAGCCATAATAAATCTTCTATGATTGATGCTGTtgtaactatttaattatttggtgATATACGATATTGACAAAACAAGGCAAAGTACATTCAGAATTAACactttttacatgttttttgacaatatttctGGATGATTTTAAGTTCACAATATCCGGTAAGCTGACTGCAGCCATCATCACCGTAAATATTCTCACaaactaaataatgaaaatcaagGGTATGAAGtctaatataaagtaaaataataaattacataccaCAGTTGAAACATGTCTTTTTACAATGGTTCTGCATGTATTCGTTTTTTCCACAAAGATGCTTATAGTCGCTACAATACTTAAATGTGTCATCACAagctgcaaaaaaaagaaaaaagaacctcttttttttttattattaagatatgGCAAATAGTACTCACGTTTAGAAGTTGGAGATGCTGGGGTTGTGGTAGTAGGTGCTGGAGTTGTATTAGCATCTTGGCATTCATAGGCTAATTTAGTCTTTTGAACATCCAAACTGCTCATTCCCCTTCTGTTAGAATTTGAGCGGTTGTAGACTTTTTCAATGTCATAGTGTTTCGACCATTAGTTGAAAAGctaggtaaataaataatattagaaatgaGTGTTATcgattattaaagttttaaaaatgatactaaCTATCGAAGTCCGTAGTGCATAATGGATCCATAATCGTAGTTCAATCCAAAGGTTGACGCTCTAAATCCAGCATAACAATTATCATATTGATCGACGCCTACACTTCCACAATATGGAATAGCAGCAGGTTCATTCTCTCCAAGAGCTCTCCAAAAGTTGCTGTGggttccaatttttaaattttcccagTTAATTTTAACATACTGGTCTCGATCAGGTCTTGTTTGTTCATGAGAAAATCCGAGGATGTGGAGCAATTCATGAGTTATAATGCCCAATacctatcaaaaaaattgttaataatagttttttacataatgaaaatCGTCGTACCACACACCCATTGGACTGTAAATGAAGTTGACTTCTTCCTCTTCTACTATTGTAGCCAAGATTAGCGAAGCATCCGTCTCCACCAGTAAAGATATCTAAATAGTTTGCTTCATTTGTTCTTTCAACATATGTGACGCATGTTCGATCCGAAATGTGCTTAAAAGCATCCATAATCGTTTGTCGTTGACTTGAAGAGAAATCTGAGCTGATTGTGTATGGGACAATTCCATTAGGCCATCGATTACTTCGTCCTCCAATAAAGTTCCTCGAATACATAGCGGCTCTATCGTAAGCATCTACCAACACTCTACAGCTGCCCTGTCCGGAAACATTTTCCTCACTCAAACAAATTGTGAAGAAGATTTGGAAGAATACAATTGCTATGAACAATTTTGCCATCTTTAAAAACCTAATGATGCTATAATAGACATTcagcattaatatatatactgttAATCTTCGTTGTGAGATGTTTTTACActtgtatttgaaataatataatagtacAAGAAAAGTAAACACCGAAAATATATGGCTATTGTCAAATAGATTTGTGATGAATGTATCTCATTTGGATTCATTTGACAGCTTCTAACATAATTGATATCCTGTTTTAGAGTTGTGAGTAATATTATGGCACAatacttaattgatttttattcgtaaattaattgtgttggaaaaaaatatttcgagtttTTTTAGTCAGTTATTGAGTAAATAGATTTGTCTTTAATCAGAATTTagaggggtttttttttctttaatttatgtacatacctCAGGCATTTATAGAtagatttgtagaaaaatatgatttgaaacGAGACTTTTTATCTTACTTTCCAAAGTTgctatcatacttttttttagcagagaatatatacgtataaagtctatgtgttgtttttttacatctgaATCACATTACAAACACTTATTGTTGATGTCATCTTGTCACTTATTTGACAACTTCTTACGTGGGATTTTGTGGTGGTTCTGTTAAAttggaacataaatatatatagggtgGTCCAGATACATTGGAAAAATCTTATTAGGCCTATGACAAACGAACAAAATGGTGTATAgccagtttttttaaattatttgaaagttacattttatgaaattccattgtttataaaaaaaactgccTTTCTTTATAACCCTGGTGCTAGAAGATTTGGAAGGTCCAGGGGAATccatatttgaattgaattgccaatgaaatttttcaaagcCTCTGCATACAAGTTATAAAAAGGTATCATGCTTGACCCCTCCCAGATATAAAATTGCATGGGTAATATtcctacaaatattaataaaccaatttcaactaaaaagacaaaaataaagttattcgattttgttttgaatatttattttctattaattttgtattttctaaattaacagcATATATAAACATGAGATACTAGAGAAACAGAAACATTGGAATATCAAAATTTCCACGATTCtcacaattatttaaaacagtCACAATACGTTGGTAACAATCAGGATATCGTTTTCTTTGAACTGGCGAAGGATGACATACAAGCTGTTAAATGcgattaatatacaaaatattaatattttaaggaataaaaataatcattctaatATTTGTAGAATGATCTTGTATGATCTTGAtttctagtatttatttttcccacggtttttttttttttctctataatacatattaagaaataatataattcctaCAGCTGCCTTTTGCCTAACAACATTATTAATTCCTATTGATAAAGTTGTATGTAAATTGTTGTCACTGAATCTTACACAGTTGCCTTaagtttcttataaaattaagaatatatagtTTTAGACTTAATAAAAACtagcatttttttgttttgcttcaaGTTTGGTTTATTGATATAGGTGGGTATTCACCAGGAA is a window of Lepeophtheirus salmonis unplaced genomic scaffold, UVic_Lsal_1.4 unplaced_contig_10985_pilon, whole genome shotgun sequence DNA encoding:
- the LOC121130709 gene encoding LOW QUALITY PROTEIN: hatching enzyme 1.2-like (The sequence of the model RefSeq protein was modified relative to this genomic sequence to represent the inferred CDS: inserted 1 base in 1 codon), which gives rise to MAKLFIAIVFFQIFFTICLSEENVSGQGSCRVLVDAYDRAAMYSRNFIGGRSNRWPNGIVPYTISSDFSSSQRQTIMDAFKHISDRTCVTYVERTNEANYLDIFTGGDGCFANLGYNSRRGRSQLHLQSNGCVVLGIITHELLHILGFSHEQTRPDRDQYVKINWENLKIGTHSNFWRALGENEPAAIPYCGSVGVDQYDNCYAGFRASTFGLNYDYGSIMHYGLRYFSTNGRNTMTLKKSTTAQIXNRRGMSSLDVQKTKLAYECQDANTTPAPTTTTPASPTSKPCDDTFKYCSDYKHLCGKNEYMQNHCKKTCFNCVCENIYGDDGCSQLTGYCELKIIQKYCQKTCKKC